ACCCGAACTATTCCGCGCGCGCTCTTCGTAGACCGTTCCTTCGCCTTGGCTATGTGGCAATATGAGCTCCGATCGTTCGGCATGCCGCTTGCTCCATTGCCTGCCTCGATGACCACCAGCTCCGCGCCAGAGTCCGGCGCGACCCGTCAACTTGTGCTCGGCACGGTGTCCTTTGCGGTGTGCTTTACCGCATGGGGCCTCGTCAGCGCGTTCGCTCCCACGTTTCGATCGCTCTATCACCTGACCGCCACCGAAGTCGCACTGCTCGTCGCCGTGCCGGTGCTCCTCGGATCGATTGCCCGTGTCCCGCTCGGGATCCTCACGGATCGTCGCGGCGGTCGCGTCGTGTTTGCGGCGCTCATGGCCATCGTCGCCGCCCCGGTCGCCATCGTGCCGGTCGCGGCGTCCTATCGCGCCTTGCTGGTGACGGCGTTCTTCCTCGGCCTGGCCGGCTCGTCGTTTGCCGTCGGTGTGGGATTCGTGTCGCCGTGGTTTTCGCGCGCGCGGCAGGGCACGGCGCTTGGCGTCTACGGCATGGGCAACATCGGCCAGTCGCTGGCCGTCTTCCTCGGCCCCGTCGTCGCCGCCTCGATCGGATGGCCGCGCGTGTTCGATGCCGTGGCGGTGCTGCTCGTCGTATGGGCCGTCGTGTTCGCGGCCGCCGCCAAGAACGCGCCGGCTCGTGGGCCGACGCGGACGCTTGCTGAGACGGTGGGCGTTCTTCGCCGAGCGCCGCTCGCCTGGGTCCTGTCGGGGTTCTACTTCCTGACGTTCGGCGGTTTCGTCGCCTTTTCGATTTATCTGCCCACGCTGCTCAAAGACCAGTTCGGCCTCACGCCTGCCGACGCCGGCTTCCGCACGGCCGGCTTCGTCGTGCTCGCGACCGCCTGTCGTCCAGCCGGCGGATGGCTGGCCGACCGCATCGGCGGCGCGCGCGTCCTGAACGGCGTCTTCACCGGCGTCGTGCCGTTCGCGCTGCTGTTGTCCTGGCCGTCGATGATCCCATTCACCGTCGGCGCGCTCGGCTGTGCGGCGCTTCTGGGCTTTGGCAACGGCGCGGTCTTCAAGCTCGTGCCCGAGCGTTTTCCCGCGGAAACCGGCACCGTCACCGGTCTGGTCGGCGCGATGGGCGGCCTCGGCGGATTCTTTCCACCGCTCCTGCTCGGAGTGTCGCGCGATCAGCTCGGTGTCGTCTGGCCGGCGTTCGTGCTCCTGGCCGCGGCCGCGCTGGCGTTGTGGCGCTTGAATCGGGCGACCTTCTTCACGGCAGAAGCGGCGCAAGCCACGGAGCTCCCGCCCGATCTTCGGCGCGCCGCCGATCGCATCCGGGCCGGGGTGCGCGCGACTTTCGGCACGAGCCTCCTCGTCGCCGCCATCGTCGCCGGCTCACGCAATCTGCAGACCTTCGACCCCGCGCTCGTCATCTACACCTTCGCGGTCATCTTCGCGACGTGGGGCGTCATCTACCACTACAGCGTCTGGCTCGATAAGCCGCCGACCCGCGTCTACTGGGAGCGCGGCTGGGAACTCTTCGGATCAGGCGGCCCGCTGCGTGCGGTGGCCCGCCTGGTGGCTCTGGCGTTCACGCAGCTCGTCGAGCAGCGATTCATCCGGCAGCGATCGACGATGCGGTGGGTGATGCATCAGTTGCTGTTCTGGGGCTGCATCATGGCCGTCGCGATCACGTTTCCGCTGGTCTTCGGGTGGATCTACTTCCGCACGCCGGTCGACCAGATGACGTACGTCACGCACGTCTTCGGCTTTCCGGTGATGAGCTTCCGGCTCGGCACCATCACCGCCGCGCTCATCTTCCACGGGCTGGACATCGCGGCCATTCTGGTGCTCGGCGGCATCGCCCTCGCGTTGTGGCGGCGCCTGCGCGACGAGGGTCCGATGGCAATCCAGACTTTCGCGGCGGACTTTTTCCCGCTGGTGCTGCTGTTTGCGATCTCGGTGACGGGCCTGGCGCTGACGGCCTCGCAGTGGTGGCTCGAAGGCGAGGCGTACAGCTTTCTCGCGATTCTTCACGCGATTACCGTGATCACCGGGTTGCTGTATCTGCCGTTCGGCAAGTTCTTCCACATTTTCCAACGGCCCGCGCAGGTCGGCGTGAAGCTCTATCGCGAGATCGGCGCCGCCGGCGAACAGGCACGATGCGCGAGCTGCGGCGAGCCGTTTGCCTCGCGCATGCACGTGGACGACCTCGCGCGTGTCCTGCCCCAAGTCGGCTTCGACTATCGCCTCGACGCTGGCGGCACGTGGCAGGATCTCTGTCCGCCGTGCAAGCGCAAGGCGCTCGCGCGTGCGCAGCTGCGCCTGAAGGGACCCGCCTGAGATGGCCAAAGTACCGGGCAGCGCCGACGCGATCCGCGACCAGTTCGGGCCGCATCTGAATTTCGAGCCGGCGGGCGGCTGGCAGCACGAATCGCAGCACGCGCCCGACAAGCTCGTGAAGACGCATTGCTGCTTCTGCGGCCAGCAGTGCGGCATTCAACTCAAGGTCCGCGACAATCGCGTCGTCGGGTTCGAGCCGTGGGAAGAGTTTCCGTTCAACCAGGGCATGCTCTGCCCGAAAGGCGTCAAGCGCTACCTGCAGAGCGGTCATCCCGATCGTCTGCTCGATCCGCTGATGCGCACGGATGCGGGCTTCCGCCCCACCACATGGGACGAGGCGCTCGGCACGACGGTGCGTCGTCTGCGCGAGCTTCAGGCGAAATATGGCCGCGACGCGGTCGCCGTCTACGGCGGCGCGTCGCTCACGACGGAGAAGGCGTATCTGGTCGGCAAGTTCGCGCGCGTCGCGCTTGGGACGAGGCACATCGACTACAACGGCCGGCTCTGCATGGTGTCGGCCGGCACGGCCTACAAGCCGGCGTTCGGCGCCGATCGCAGCCCGATTCCGTGGAGCGACATTCCGAAGGCGCAGGTGCTCCTGGTCATCGGGGCCAACGTCGGCGAGTGCGCGCCGATCACGACGAGCTACATCTGGCGCTGCCGCGATCGCGGCGGCCAGCTCATCGTCGTCGATCCGCGGTTCACGCCGATCGCGCGCAATGC
The DNA window shown above is from Candidatus Binatia bacterium and carries:
- a CDS encoding MFS transporter is translated as MTTSSAPESGATRQLVLGTVSFAVCFTAWGLVSAFAPTFRSLYHLTATEVALLVAVPVLLGSIARVPLGILTDRRGGRVVFAALMAIVAAPVAIVPVAASYRALLVTAFFLGLAGSSFAVGVGFVSPWFSRARQGTALGVYGMGNIGQSLAVFLGPVVAASIGWPRVFDAVAVLLVVWAVVFAAAAKNAPARGPTRTLAETVGVLRRAPLAWVLSGFYFLTFGGFVAFSIYLPTLLKDQFGLTPADAGFRTAGFVVLATACRPAGGWLADRIGGARVLNGVFTGVVPFALLLSWPSMIPFTVGALGCAALLGFGNGAVFKLVPERFPAETGTVTGLVGAMGGLGGFFPPLLLGVSRDQLGVVWPAFVLLAAAALALWRLNRATFFTAEAAQATELPPDLRRAADRIRAGVRATFGTSLLVAAIVAGSRNLQTFDPALVIYTFAVIFATWGVIYHYSVWLDKPPTRVYWERGWELFGSGGPLRAVARLVALAFTQLVEQRFIRQRSTMRWVMHQLLFWGCIMAVAITFPLVFGWIYFRTPVDQMTYVTHVFGFPVMSFRLGTITAALIFHGLDIAAILVLGGIALALWRRLRDEGPMAIQTFAADFFPLVLLFAISVTGLALTASQWWLEGEAYSFLAILHAITVITGLLYLPFGKFFHIFQRPAQVGVKLYREIGAAGEQARCASCGEPFASRMHVDDLARVLPQVGFDYRLDAGGTWQDLCPPCKRKALARAQLRLKGPA